From the genome of Colletotrichum destructivum chromosome 10, complete sequence, one region includes:
- a CDS encoding Putative proteasome assembly chaperone 4 — MSSESTITQLSIPLPRSLDTRIHVHLTTKTKAATLFLTSVTQDEQSGPAALGSFVYALPNRLEPAQPISTAIYSVESTLEFTTRIAKLLAKRTNLPVYVGCSINLGGSAMGLSVEEEMEAFRAIVDVVTERLKRNQPVIGAS, encoded by the exons ATGTCGTCAGAGAGCACTATCACGCAGCTCTCCATCCCGCTGCCTCGCTCTCTCGACACCCGCATCCACGTCCACCTCaccaccaagaccaaggcaGCGACGCTCTTCCTCACCTCAGTGACGCAAGACGAGCAATCAGGGCCGGCGGCACTGGGATCTTTCGTATATGCACTGCCGAAT AGACTGGAGCCGGCGCAACCAATCTCCACGGCCATCTACTCGGTGGAGTCGACGCTCGAGTTCACGACGAGGATCGCCAAGCTGCTCGCCAAGCGCACCAACTTGCCCGTCTACGTCGGCTGCTCGATCAACCTGGGCGGCTCGGCCATGGGCCTCTctgtcgaggaggagatggaggcgttccgcgccatcgtcgacgtcgttaCGGAGAGGCTCAAGCGCAATCAAcccgtcatcggcgcctcCTGA
- a CDS encoding Putative tRNA (1-methyladenosine) methyltransferase catalytic subunit Gcd14: protein MTPRLEPLRLLRHTRRLPCRLYSSSRSIREHDVVILRQRGNKDPKFHLSPPLRPDAPIKLAYGAKVNASKIIGKSFTDLVHDSDGRDVRLTEASLAQYIANSPRVATPIYPQDANLIVSFLDLNLPVPGEDPDFDADPPVEIFEAGTGMGALTLCLAKAIHGANPPVPPQLRDALCAAPYERNTLPRKLANSDEAPEYNTSPHALDFAGQPELAALHEKHTAGRRAILHTLDINPTSSRMAHSLVRHFRRAMYLLDVDFHVRTIRSYLSSRLLRNGGQPFLSHVILDLPASQEHADVAVEALRPGGKLVVFFPSITQILNFVVWAKDEAQPLILDRVVELQTSTSGGDGMFRDGTGGRNWEVKVVNIRKAVQEGETGAAAQAHVCRPKVGTLVVGGGFVAVFGRIQRQGGPVAEPAEETMATESASESVSETEVCSDEDASARAS, encoded by the exons ATGACGCCGAGGCTTGAGCCATTGCGTCTTCTGAGACACACCCGGCGACTACCGTGTCGCCTGTACAGCTCCAGTCGGTCTATTAGAG AACACGATGTGGTCATCCTCCGCCAGCGAGGGAACAAGGATCCCAAGTTCCATCTGTCGCCCCCTCTACGACCGGACGCGCCGATCAAACTTGCCTACGGCGCAAAGGTCAACGCATCCAAAATCATCGGCAAGAGCTTCACCGACTTGGTTCATGATAGCGATGGCCGCGATGTGCGATTGACCGAAGCATCCCTGGCCCAATACATTGCCAACTCCCCGCGCGTAGCGACACCG ATCTACCCCCAGGACGCCAACCTGATCGTCTCCTTCCTCGACCTGAACCTGCCGGTCCCGGGCGAGGATCCGGATTTCGATGCCGACCCGCCTGTAGAGATCTTCGAGGCCGGCACGGGCATGGGCGCGTTGACGCTCTGCCTCGCGAAGGCCATCCATGGCGCGAACCCGCCTGTGCCGCCTCAGCTCCGCGATGCGCTGTGCGCGGCGCCTTACGAGCGGAACACCTTACCCCGCAAGCTGGCTAACAGCGACGAAGCGCCCGAGTACAACACCTCGCCGCACGCGCTCGACTTTGCGGGTCAGCCGGAGCTGGCAGCGCTGCATGAAAAGCACACAGCTGGCCGTCGGGCGATCCTGCACACGCTTGACATCAACCCGACGTCGAGCCGTATGGCGCACAGCCTCGTTCGGCACTTCCGGCGGGCCATGtacctcctcgacgtcgacttcCACGTCCGCACGATTCGGTCGTACCTCTCATCCCGGCTGTTGCGGAACGGGGGCCAACCGTTTCTGTCCCACGTGATCCTGGACCTGCCGGCGTCGCAGGAGCATGctgacgtcgccgtcgaggctcTCCGGCCTGGCGGGAAGCTGGTTGTATTCTTTCCGTCTATCACGCAGATCCTCAACTTCGTCGTCTgggccaaggacgaggcgCAGCCCCTGATACTggaccgcgtcgtcgagctccagacgtcgacgtcgggtGGCGATGGTATGTTCCGTGACGGCACGGGGGGCCGGAACTGGGAGGTCAAGGTGGTAAACATCCGCAAGGCGGTTcaggagggcgagacgggcgccgcggcgcaggcgcaCGTCTGCCGGCCCAAAGTCGGGACGCTGGTCGTCGGGGGCGGGTTCGTTGCCGTGTTTGGCAGGATACAGCGACAGGGTGGGCCCGTCGCcgagccggccgaggagactATGGCGACGGAGTCTGCGTCCGAGTCCGTGTCTGAGACTGAGGTGTGCTCCGATGAGGATGCTTCGGCGCGTGCATCGTGA
- a CDS encoding Putative ankyrin repeat-containing domain superfamily, producing the protein MTRLEHLPGDLLAIVAECVQEVCGLAPLAKTNRRLNAVATPLLYREEVRRNNQNALLYCAGEGLLGSLELLRVAGQDLAARKISDSELEATIREPFNTDRRSGASGRHRLPRGIEKTWEGAIHRAVLKCQAEVVRWLITNGVPVNQASNNLCKCDTALGPDPNTPLHLALCHRQMEAAHILLANGAAVRYIGAFPDTTAWQAAVGGHQPAAAMGFAFSVASKHSEVIDGHMGSFTDEKNHSENAIRDSCIKPMVELDDPSQSCSATAVSRFWPS; encoded by the coding sequence ATGACCCGGCTCGAACATCTTCCTGGCGATCTCCTCGCAATCGTCGCCGAATGTGTCCAAGAGGTCTGTGGCCTCGCCCCTCTGGCCAAGACGAACCGACGTCTCAATGCGGTTGCCACACCGCTGCTGTATCGCGAAGAAGTACGCCGCAACAACCAAAACGCCCTGTTGTACTGCGCTGGCGAAGGCCTTCTGGGATCTTTGGAGCTTCTCCGAGTCGCCGGTCAAGATCTTGCCGCGAGAAAGATTAGCGATTCCGAACTTGAAGCAACGATCAGAGAACCATTCAACACAGACAGAAGATCCGGAGCTTCCGGACGTCATCGTTTGCCCAGGGGAATTGAAAAGACTTGGGAGGGAGCAATCCACCGCGCCGTTTTAAAGTGCCAGGCCGAGGTAGTTCGCTGGCTGATTACCAACGGCGTACCCGTCAACCAGGCATCAAATAATCTGTGCAAGTGCGATACTGCCTTAGGTCCGGATCCCAATACTCCCCTGCATTTAGCCCTGTGCCACCGCCAGATGGAGGCGGCTCACATTCTCCTGGCAAACGGTGCCGCAGTGAGGTACATCGGAGCCTTTCCGGACACGACGGCCTGGCAAGCCGCTGTGGGCGGGCATCAACCAGCTGCCGCAATGGGATTTGCTTTCTCCGTTGCCTCCAAGCACTCTGAGGTCATCGATGGCCATATGGGCAGCTTCACGGACGAGAAGAATCATTCGGAAAACGCTATACGAGACAGTTGCATCAAACCCATGGTGGAACTAGACGATCCATCTCAGTCTTGTAGTGCAACGGCTGTTTCGCGCTTTTGGCCAAGCTGA
- a CDS encoding Putative S-adenosyl-L-methionine-dependent methyltransferase superfamily, which yields MATLRMASGLPSRPDEPIRARRAAAAAAYTEPKEDVQNTTRRIRREGENIRIAIQQPTQSKPVTQATRIASARRPSIPMASNRLPFPYQTQSWSSGSTTLERPSHVPTMSGSSSSALSETSTSNPTRKVLRRKQSSVGQKPPSLRHDSNTDSTRTSSSSSAPRPRFSLDPAAEYHLDRGITESPTEIRIAHVVDLPKTQAQAVTIYPELDRYREYGGRPSMSSEGSSADFLHRLATHDLPPPTPVFSGTSSQLSAFSASPSTRFSESTSPGPYSRDTTPTSMSSQSPGLVAPIRLPVPRVRQVSPAMTRPPVSGRRAGSIPNEMEAFSADPHGLAAVRESLTSSSSNSTVREGDRKETKKKRRLSPLPPSPPPRKSSQKFAKSPGNDESPSKTSLETAAPLMTSPKLVQSPPRLAPAASPRATPPARPSRDNTPDLQSQLFDPWPVIHSNLSSTSLLGDRRGPEPQIISRSTTPLSYAEPPPQPLVRQQVGREATPAPRSSNAPETKKNDGRVTRTPSPNTSTFSRFVFFGRRSKTTPEAPQVDKKDKPARKGPAAGTGHEGYGRLGGIRRKSGSSTTNLARPSLGPGSSQDSLSSSQPSDTFLLDRMNPVVISGGEIIENRNHSVDLARSESNQSLGHGSEVSTTSSAGRGLAPSAIPRGRPHPSLSSRRPSDSSESEAVTMKSTLAFRRSVQRLRSSPDQSPLKLPQPINTAGITSPSINSQDTTILSDDSQFEMHREVIRGRIAAATAQPPKKLVKRARSPRKWNLFSRSQNQPNTKKEKEAIPVAATVKIVQHKPAAFYTLMDGSEQEDTSPQDVEEILREAKVFDLPSPLPLFKERRTSSASQEQRRESLSRLLQPTRSSQARRNSATAAPKSTSIPAIRSMKPTHTSQSSASKLAEARPSRLPQVGRIPKVVTSRPEHTSSRSFSRPFNRISLQKQPQAAGFNPDFVASGPTPPEMSTPELSRGESTETSDKTNSDPRTSLLPDRTPEMIHIGNEFLTFSPRKNSERTTSTDSSSCGMYTLADALAFVPNPDAPLVEDEIWDEYNDLIGEVPPSATSSRGVPFHLETYGSRISKRSLKPLESPTITSPPKPLEKSAEVNTGATTSSVYSADMTERLKAAFALKPEEDSTTIVPVAEVPASVIDRESTELARRATAASQRSSGSSRKSRQSDCSCRSSEDESPLSQVNLRVGSMTVSKWLSFGHVLFSPARDQLLDVVGSLKRHSILVVDGLGNDDWSFYAAETYPAATFFNLSPRAPLPEEHKNSSSFPLSPPNHHQIQYLSHTEKFPFGPESFTSVVFRFAAAAPESHYRNIVSEARRVLKPGGYLELSILDVDLNNMGNRGRRTIRRLKERIHERNPEISIGSTSDIILRLLGRKGFSDVKTCRVGVPVASIITRSDSGSKKPPVARSRKSKEVRSLAEMMNDDGESADENITKMVARVGRWWYTRCYESAAGTANSKSMWTDRALLSECEELRTSFKLMVCYARVPERARTASI from the coding sequence ATGGCAACCCTACGCATGGCATCAGGCTTGCCGAGCCGTCCGGACGAGCCGATACGAGCGAGAagagccgctgccgctgccgcttACACGGAACCAAAGGAAGATGTACAGAACACGACGCGGAGAATccggagagaaggagagaacATTCGTATCGCCATTCAACAACCGACACAGAGCAAGCCAGTAACACAGGCAACACGGATTGCGTCCGCCCGACGCCCATCTATCCCCATGGCTTCAAACCGCCTTCCGTTTCCTTATCAAACACAGTCATGGAGCTCCGGCAGCACGACTCTCGAGAGACCCAGTCACGTTCCAACCATGTcaggctcgtcgtcgtcggcgctctCCGAGACAAGCACTTCCAACCCAACACGCAAGGTACTGCGAAGGAAGCAGTCATCCGTCGGTCAGAAACCCCCGAGTCTACGCCATGATTCAAACACCGACTCGACTCGGAcaagctcctcgtcgtccgctCCGCGACCGCGTTTTTCGCTAGACCCGGCTGCCGAATATCACCTTGACCGAGGCATCACCGAGAGTCCCACCGAGATTCGAATCGCACACGTCGTTGACTTGCCCAAGACGCAGGCGCAGGCCGTTACCATCTACCCCGAGCTCGATCGGTATAGGGAATACGGTGGACGGCCCTCCATGTCTTCGGAGGGCTCGAGTGCCGACTTTCTCCACAGACTGGCCACGCACGACctaccaccacccacccccgTTTTCTCCGGCACCAGCAGCCAGCTCAGCGCATTCAGCGCTAGCCCTTCGACCAGGTTCTCCGAATCAACGAGCCCGGGCCCGTACAGCCGCGATACGACGCCCACGTCCATGTCGTCACAGTCGCCAGGTCTGGTGGCCCCGATACGActgccggtgccgagggtGAGGCAGGTGAGCCCGGCCATGACGCGGCCGCCCGTCTCCGGGAGGAGAGCCGGAAGCATACCGAACGAGATGGAGGCGTTCAGCGCCGACCCTCATGGTCTCGCCGCAGTACGCGAATCTCTcacctcgtcctcatccaaCTCGACGGTCCGTGAGGGCGACCGCAAGGAgaccaaaaagaaaaggaggctGTCTCCCTTACCgccaagcccgccgccacgcAAATCCTCTCAGAAGTTTGCCAAGAGTCCAGGCAACGACGAGTCGCCATCAAAGACCTCCCTGGAGACCGCGGCGCCTCTCATGACTTCGCCGAAACTTGTCCAATCGCCCCCGCGGTTGGCGCCTGCCGCATCACCGAGGGCAACACCCCCCGCTCGACCCAGCAGAGACAACACACCGGACCTGCAGTCGCAGCTCTTTGACCCATGGCCTGTCATCCACAGCAACCTCTCATCTACTTCGTTGTTGGGCGACAGACGTGGGCCGGAACCGCAGATCATCTCGAGGTCAACAACTCCCTTGTCCTACGCTGAACCTCCCCCTCAGCCACTTGTCCGACAACAGGTGGGCAGGGAAGCTACACCGGCCCCACGATCATCCAATGCACCGGAGACAAAGAAGAATGATGGTCGCGTAACTCGCACCCCGAGCCCCAACACGTCAACATTTTCTCGTTTCGTCTTCTTTGGTCGTCGTTCCAAGACAACACCAGAGGCCCCCCAGGTCGATAAGAAGGACAAGCCCGCCCGCAAGGGGCCCGCCGCCGGTACGGGACATGAGGGGTATGGACGTCTTGGGGGCATCCGGAGAAAAAGTGGCAGCTCGACCACCAACTTGGCCCGACCAAGCCTGGGCCCCGGTTCATCGCAGGACAGTTTGAGCAGCAGTCAGCCTTCTGACACCTTTCTCTTGGACCGAATGAATCCTGTTGTGATTTCGGGCGGAGAGATCATCGAGAACAGAAACCACAGTGTAGACCTTGCCCGATCCGAGAGCAACCAGAGTCTTGGCCATGGCTCGGAGGTGTCGACAACATCTAGCGCGGGGAGAGGCCTCGCCCCATCTGCTattcctcgaggccgtccacATCCGTCTCTAAgcagccgtcgcccgtcgGACAGCAGCGAgtccgaggccgtcaccaTGAAGTCCACTTTGGCCTTCAGGCGATCTGTTCAGCGATTACGCTCATCGCCTGACCAGAGTCCCCTCAAGCTGCCTCAGCCCATTAACACCGCCGGCATCACATCGCCGTCGATCAACAGCCAGGACACGACCATTCTTTCGGACGACTCACAATTCGAAATGCACCGTGAAGTGATCCGCGGCCGAATCGCTGCAGCCACTGCCCAACCCCCCAAGAAGCTCGTCAAGCGAGCGCGCTCTCCCAGGAAGTGGAATCTCTTCAGCCGGTCTCAGAATCAACCGAACacaaagaaggagaaggaagccaTACCAGTAGCTGCCACCGTCAAGATTGTACAGCACAAGCCCGCAGCCTTCTACACGTTGATGGATGGCTCCGAGCAAGAAGATACCAGCCCGCaagacgtcgaggagatcCTTCGAGAGGCCAAGGTTTTCGACCTCCCCTCTCCGCTGCCCTTGTTCAAGGAGAGACGAACttcctcggccagccaggAGCAGAGAAGGGAATCTTTGAGCAGGCTCCTGCAACCGACTAGGTCTTCGCAAGCTCGCAGGAATTCAGCGACTGCCGCTCCTAAGTCGACGTCGATCCCGGCGATTCGTTCTATGAAGCCGACGCACACCTCGCAATCCAGCGCGTCGAAGCTGGCGGAAGCACGTCCAAGTCGTCTACCTCAGGTGGGCCGCATTCCCAAGGTTGTCACGTCCCGGCCGGAGCATActtcgtcgaggagcttTTCTCGCCCCTTCAACAGAATTAGCTTGCAGAAGCAGCCCCAAGCTGCAGGATTCAACCCCGATTTTGTTGCCTCGGGTCCTACGCCGCCCGAGATGTCCACTCCCGAGCTCTCCCGAGGCGAGTCTACAGAAACCAGTGATAAGACCAACTCGGACCCGCGTACCTCCCTCTTGCCGGATAGGACTCCGGAGATGATTCATATCGGCAACGAATTTCTCACATTCTCTCCTCGAAAGAACTCGGAACGCACCACGAGCACCGATTCCAGCAGCTGCGGCATGTACACTCTCGCAGACGCTCTGGCTTTCGTGCCGAATCCTGATGCCccgctcgtcgaggacgagatctGGGATGAATACAACGACCTCATTGGCGAGGTGCCGCCATCCGCAACCTCGTCAAGGGGCGTTCCTTTCCATCTTGAGACGTACGGGTCGAGAATTTCCAAGAGGTCCCTCAAGCCTCTCGAGTCTCCAACCATTACGTCTCCACCAAAACCCCTGGAGAAGAGCGCCGAGGTCAACACGGGTGCTACCACGTCGAGTGTCTACAGTGCCGACATGACCGAACGGCTCAAGGCTGCGTTTGCACTGAAGCCCGAAGAGGACTCAACGACGATCGTTCCGGTCGCCGAGGTCCCTGCCAGCGTCATCGATCGTGAGAGCACGGAGCTGGCGCGCAGAGCAACGGCTGCGTCGCAGAGGAGTAGCGGTTCATCTCGTAAGTCAAGACAATCCGACTGCAGTTGCAGGTCGTCCGAGGATGAGTCGCCCCTTTCTCAAGTCAACCTTCGTGTTGGCTCGATGACTGTCAGCAAGTGGTTGTCCTTCGGGCACGTACTCTTCAGCCCGGCCAGAGACCAGCTCCTGGATGTCGTCGGCTCACTGAAGCGTCACTCGATCCTGGTTGTCGATGGTCTTGGTAACGACGACTGGTCTTTTtacgccgccgagacgtATCCTGCCGCCACGTTCTTCAACCTGTCGCCTCGTGCCCCGCTACCGGAAGAGCACAAGAACTCGTCGAGCTTTCCTTTGAGTCCACCCAACCATCACCAGATCCAGTACCTCTCTCACACGGAAAAGTTCCCGTTCGGCCCGGAGAGCTTCACTTCGGTAGTTTTTCGCTTCGCTGCCGCTGCACCAGAGTCGCACTACCGCAACATCGTCTCGGAGGCCCGCCGCGTGTTGAAGCCTGGAGGATATTTGGAGCTGTCCATCTTGGACGTCGACCTCAACAACATGGGAAACCGCGGTCGCCGCACAATCCGCCGCCTCAAGGAGAGGATCCACGAGCGGAACCCGGAGATCAGCATCGGGTCGACGTCCGACATCATTCTCCGCCTCCTCGGACGCAAAGGCTTCTCGGACGTCAAAACTTGCCGCGTCGGCGTCCCGGTCGCTAGTATCATCACCCGATCGgacagcggcagcaagaagCCTCCCGTGGCAAGGTCTCGAAAGTCCAAAGAAGTGCGCAGCCTCGCCGAGATGATGAATGACGACGGCGAATCGGCGGACGAGAACATCACCAAGATGGTGGCCAGGGTCGGCCGCTGGTGGTACACCCGCTGCTACGagagcgccgccggcacggccAACAGTAAGAGCATGTGGACCGACCGCGCCCTGCTCTCGGAATGCGAGGAACTACGTACCAGCTTTAAGCTCATGGTCTGCTACGCGCGTGTCCCTGAAAGAGCACGAACCGCGAGCATATGA
- a CDS encoding Putative six-hairpin glycosidase superfamily, alpha-L-rhamnosidase, six-hairpin glycosidase, with protein MARFLRFALFLCPFLVSASTTDPDPSRPWEAYIKSPSSRTVLPKQIYAISGAAEMTSADDGTYILSLRPGGQVSLDFGYVGGLLSLTTETDDVTTQETTEGSSGPHFSLAFAESPAFVRAISDDTGAVPTQDYDKALNVTLATTSSSRYTMPTERFRGGFKFVTIHAFRPVTISSIVCHLGYSPSQDDPSDYSGHFHTPDDDLLVRAWYAGVFTAQTNIAPPNTSRWLPQVKDGWAYNATLGAEGPMLLDGAKRDRAVWPGDLGIAGTTAYLGLGDVGLESVYYALETMFIYQNASTGALPFAGPTTGSWRRGARSDTYHAWTLIACFNYAVFTSDSNWVDARWSNISAGAAYIVRALDNEVGLAEQVEPNDWARLGGGGFNSALNALNYHALHALADLAADTATEANGRGAQAGTWAAAAARLKAAYNAVLWDPSAFLFRDNETDAGTRLFPQDGNALALYYNLTTSPAQASAVSAALLGNWNDIGPVTPELPDTISPFISSVEVLAHLAAGKPRRGLLLMRRTWGYMLDSPLMTGETLIEGMSANGSLYYRSRRGYNFDAAYTSLSHSWSTGPTQALSFKVVGLEVVGWKKWVFRPQLGDLRRVEAGWKDAKGGEFGAVVLAGDGGVLEAEIRTPEGTKGTVDVPNCEVVLVDGEEWNGGEIRGGRRKVRGEGCRTSC; from the coding sequence ATGGCACGATTTCTCCGGTTCGCACTCTTTCTGTGCCCCTTCCTGGTGTCGGCTAGTACCACGGATCCGGATCCGTCCCGGCCGTGGGAGGCATACATTAAGAGCCCGTCATCGCGCACCGTTCTCCCCAAACAGATCTACGCCatctccggcgccgccgagatgacgTCGGCCGACGATGGCACTTACATCCTCTCGTTACGGCCCGGCGGTCAAGTCTCCCTCGACTTTGGCTACGTCGGCGGGCTCCTCTCCTTGACCACAGAGACGGACGACGTGACCACTCAGGAGACGACGGAGGGCTCGTCGGGACCGCActtctccctcgccttcgccgagtCCCCGGCCTTCGTCCGCGCCATCTCGGACGACACGGGCGCAGTGCCGACCCAGGACTACGACAAGGCTCTCAACGTGACCCtcgccaccacctcctcgtcccgcTACACCATGCCCACGGAGCGCTTCCGCGGCGGCTTCAAGTTCGTCACGATCCACGCCTTCCGCCCCGTGACAATCTCCTCCATCGTCTGCCACCTCGGCTACTCTCCCTCGCAGGACGACCCCAGCGACTACTCTGGCCACTTCCACacgcccgacgacgacctcctcgtccgggCGTGGTACGCCGGCGTCTTCACAGCGCAGACCAACATCGCGCCGCCCAACACCAGCCGCTGGCTGCCGCAGGTCAAGGACGGCTGGGCCTACAACGCGACGCTCGGCGCCGAAGGGCccatgctcctcgacggcgcaaAGCGCGACCGCGCCGTATGGCccggcgacctcggcatcgcggGCACGACGGCctacctcggcctcggcgacgtcggccttgagTCCGTCTACTACGCCCTCGAGACCATGTTCATCTACCAGAACGCGTCCACAGGCGCGCTGCCCTTCGcggggccgacgacggggtcCTGGCGCCGCGGCGCGCGCAGCGACACGTACCACGCCTGGACGCTGATCGCGTGCTTCAACtacgccgtcttcacctccGACTCCAACTGGGTCGACGCCCGCTGGAGCAACATCTCGGCGGGCGCGGCCTATATCGTCCGCGCCCTCGACAACGAAGTCGGGCTcgccgagcaggtcgagcCGAACGACTGGgcccgcctcggcggcggcggcttcaacAGCGCCCTCAATGCGCTGAACTACCACGCGCTGCACGCCCTCGCGGACCTGGCGGCCGACACGgccaccgaggccaacggTCGCGGCGCGCAGGCCGGgacctgggcggcggcggcggcgaggctcAAGGCGGCCTACAACGCCGTCCTCTGGGACCCCTCAGCGTTCCTCTTCCGCGACAACGAGACCGACGCCGGCACGCGCCTGTTCCCCCAGGACGGCAACGCGCTGGCTCTCTACTACAACCTCACGACGTCCCCCGCCCAGgcgtcggccgtctcggccgcgctcctcggcaacTGGAACGACATCGGCCCCGTCACGCCCGAGCTGCCGGACACTATCTCGCCGTTCATCTCGAGCGTCGAGGTGCTCGCCCACCTGGCGGCCGGTAAGCCTCGCCGCGGGTTGCTCCTCATGCGGCGCACGTGGGGATACATGCTCGACTCGCCGCTGATGACGGGCGAGACGCTGATCGAGGGCATGAGCGCTAACGGGTCGCTCTACTACCGCTCGCGACGCGGCTACAATTTCGACGCGGCGTACACGTCGCTGTCGCACAGTTGGTCGACGGGGCCGACGCAGGCGCTGAGCTTCAAGGTCGTCGGGCTTGAGGTTGTCGGGTGGAAGAAGTGGGTGTTCCGGCCGCAGCTCGGGGACCTTAGGAGGGTCGAGGCCGGGTGGAAGGACGCTAAGGGAGGCGAGTTCGGCGCCGTGGTCCTAGCCGGGGACGGGGGCGTGCTGGAGGCCGAGATTCGGACGCCCGAGGGGACCAAGGGGACGGTGGATGTTCCGAACTGTGAGGTTGTGTtagtcgacggcgaggagtgGAATGGCGGTGAGATccgaggggggaggaggaaggtgAGAGGTGAGGGCTGCCGGACCAGTTGTTGA